The following are encoded together in the Humulus lupulus chromosome 5, drHumLupu1.1, whole genome shotgun sequence genome:
- the LOC133778019 gene encoding beta-amylase 3, chloroplastic-like produces the protein MLYPSRTKLNFFFFFSINKTTQPPYNPIPLLFSSLQFENKIEKKMALTLRSSTSFLSFKDTTCLKTPDELFSGSVWFAQIKPMFRARAKNSTQAAYQISHETVFTSEERVEKLHAFSSPHATKNDTRVPVFVMLPLDTVGHGGHLNKARAMNASLMAMKSAGVEGIMVDAWWGLVEKDGPLKYSWEGYAELVQMAKKHGLKLQVVMSFHQCGGNVGDSCSIPLPPWVLEEISKNPDIVYTDRSGRRNPEYISLGCDSMPILRGRTPIQVYSDFMRSFRDRFSDHLGDVIVEVQVGMGPCGELRYPSYPESNGTWRFPGIGEFQCYDKYMRASLQASASAIGKMDWGKSGPHDSAKYSQFPEESEFFRRDGTWNTGYGQFFLEWYSKKLLVHGDDILAAAQGVFRGTGAKLSGKIAGIHWHYNTRSHAAELTAGYYNTRHQDGYLPIAQMFGRHDAVFNFTCMEMKDGEQPGHANCSPEGLVRQVKRATKLARVELAGENALERYDPSAFGQVVDTSRSDSGNALCAFTYLRMNKRLFEPENWRNLVNFVRNMSEGGRNKRICEEFDFTGSELYVGYVKANSVNKAKEAALV, from the exons ATGTTGTATCCTTCAAGGACCAAGTtgaacttttttttcttcttttctataaataaaaccacACAACCACCTTACAATCCAATCccacttctcttttcttctctccaGTTTGaaaacaaaattgaaaaaaaaatggctTTAACACTACGTTCATCAACATCCTTTCTTAGTTTTAAGGACACCACATGCTTGAAAACACCAGATGAGTTGTTTTCAGGCTCGGTTTGGTTTGCGCAAATCAAGCCGATGTTTCGTGCTAGAGCAAAGAATTCAACCCAAGCGGCTTATCAAATCTCTCATGAAACTGTCTTCACAAGTGAGGAAAGAGTAGAGAAGCTCCATGCATTTTCTTCTCCTCATGCTACCAAAAACGACACAAGAGTGCCGGTTTTTGTTATGCTTCCATTGGATACGGTGGGTCATGGAGGGCACTTGAACAAGGCAAGAGCCATGAATGCTAGTCTCATGGCCATGAAGAGTGCAGGAGTTGAAGGAATCATGGTAGATGCTTGGTGGGGCTTGGTTGAGAAAGATGGACCTCTCAAGTACAGCTGGGAAGGCTATGCCGAGCTTGTTCAGATGGCTAAAAAGCATGGCTTGAAGCTTCAAGTTGTTATGTCGTTTCATCAGTGCGGAGGAAATGTTGGAGACTCTTGCAG TATTCCTCTACCTCCATGGGTGCTTGAAGAGATCAGCAAGAATCCGGATATTGTTTACACAGACAGGTCAGGAAGGAGGAACCCAGAGTACATATCCTTAGGCTGTGATTCAATGCCTATTCTCAGAGGAAGAACCCCAATTCAGGTCTACTCAGATTTCATGAGGAGTTTCCGTGACAGATTCAGTGATCATTTGGGCGATGTTATTGTG gAAGTTCAAGTAGGAATGGGTCCTTGTGGGGAGCTCAGATATCCATCTTATCCAGAAAGCAATGGTACTTGGAGGTTTCCTGGAATAGGAGAATTCCAATGCTATGACAAG TATATGAGAGCTTCCTTGCAAGCATCAGCATCGGCTATTGGGAAGATGGACTGGGGAAAAAGTGGACCACATGATTCTGCCAAGTACAGCCAATTCCCTGAAGAATCTGAGTTTTTCAGGAGAGATGGAACTTGGAACACCGGTTACGGCCAGTTCTTTCTTGAATGGTACTCCAAAAAACTGTTGGTTCATGGTGATGATATCCTGGCCGCCGCGCAAGGAGTATTCCGAGGAACTGGAGCAAAACTATCTGGGAAAATAGCAGGGATCCACTGGCATTACAATACAAGATCTCACGCAGCTGAATTGACTGCAGGATACTACAACACCAGACATCAGGATGGTTACCTTCCAATAGCACAGATGTTTGGTAGACACGATGCTGTGTTTAACTTCACCTGCATGGAAATGAAAGATGGAGAACAACCTGGACATGCAAATTGCTCACCAGAAGGCTTAGTACGACAAGTAAAAAGGGCTACTAAATTAGCAAGAGTTGAACTTGCAGGTGAGAATGCATTGGAAAGGTATGATCCCAGTGCATTTGGACAAGTTGTGGACACAAGCAGGTCAGATTCAGGTAATGCCTTATGCGCATTTACATATCTTAGAATGAACAAGAGATTATTTGAACCAGAGAACTGGAGGAACTTGGTGAACTTTGTAAGGAACATGTCTGAAGGTGGTCGGAACAAAAGAATTTGTGAGGAGTTTGACTTTACTGGAAGTGAGCTTTATGTCGGGTATGTCAAAGCCAACAGTGTCAACAAAGCAAAAGAGGCTGCTCTTGTGTAG